Within Phreatobacter oligotrophus, the genomic segment GGTGACCGCTCCATCCTGCAACCGTCGGCCTATCTACCGCGCGAGGCCGCGGCCGCCCTGGCGGCAGCCGCCGGTCCCGTCGCGCTGGTCGGCCCCGGCGTGGAGGCCGTGATGGCGGCCTGGCCCGATGGCGCCGCCGCTCCCGTCGCGCTCGATGGCCGCCCGGCGCCCGACATCACCGTCCTGGCGCGGCTCGGCGCGACGGTCGACCCCGCGCTCGCGCCTTGCCGCCCCCTCTACCTCAAGGCGGTCGACGCCAAGACCAGCGCGGAGCGCCGCGCATGACGTCGATCTACGATGTGGGCCTGTGGTGGTGGCCGCGACCCGAACCGGTGGTGAGCCGCGCCGAACGCGCCGATTGCGACGACCTCGCCACGATCCACGCGGCCGCCTTCCACCGCGGCTGGGGCGCCGAGGACATCGCCGCCATGCTGGCCGAGCGCAACGTCCTCGCCCATGTCATCCGGCGCCGGCCCGCGGCGCCGCCGGCCGGCTTCATCCTCAGCCGCATCGCCGCCGACGAGGCGGAAATCCTCACCGTCGCGGTTGCGGCGCGGCTGCGCGGGCGAGGCTACGGCGCCCGGCTGCTCAAGGCCCATGTCCCCGACCTGATGCGCGCCGGGGTCCGCACCCTCTTCCTTGAGGTGGAGGTCGGCAACAGCCCGGCCCTCCATCTGTACGAGCGCGCTGGCTTCGTCACGATCGGCCGCCGCAAGGGGTACTACCGCACCGAGGCGGGCACCACCGACGCCATCACCATGCGGCGCGACCTGCCGGCTTTGTGACCCCACGGCAGGCTCCCGCGATTTTCCTCGGACCGTTCACGTTCTGGACTCTTAAACGCAGAGTCACCCCGAGGGTATGGTGAGCGTGATTCGCGATGCGGGCGGCACCATCGCGGATCGCTCCTGGGGCAAGAGGTGCCGAACCGCGGACGACAAGGACAGGCGATGCCGGGCCTCAGCAGGGTCGAGGACGCATCCGACCAGCCGGGATCATCGGCGCGGCGCCTGCCGAAAGGGCTCGCGACGCTGTCCGCAGCCACCGCGACGCTTCTCGCTTCCACCGCGCTTGCCTCGGCCGAGATCGCCGGGCCGGCCCTTTCCGAGGTCCTCGGTACGATCCGCGCCCATGAATGGGCCGCCTTCGGGCTCAATGTCGGCGTCGTCGTCTTCGGCGTGGTCACCGCCATCGGCCTCCTGCGCTCGCGCGCCAGCGCCGCCGCCGACGCCCAGAGCGCGCGGCGCGAGATCAACGAGCTGCGCCTCGCCCTCGACCGCAGCGCCGAGCTGCTCAGCCTCGACCCCCATGTGATCGTCGTCTGGGGCGGCGACCGTGACGAACCCGACATTGCCGGCGACGTGACGCTGGTGACCGACCTGCCCTCGCCGCGGCGGGTGCTCGCCTTCGGCGCCTGGCTGCCGCCGGAGCCCGCCGCCGAGCTGGAGCGCGCCGTCGACGCGCTGCGCCAGTCCGGAACGCCCTTCATCCTCGACCTCGTCAGCCAGGGCGGCCAGCCCATCGAGGCGGAGGGCCGTCCCATCGGCGGGCGGGCCGTGCTGCGGCTGCGCCATGTCGCCGGCGCCCGCGCCGAGCTCGTGCGGTTGCGGGCGGAGCACGACGCGCTGGTGCGCGAGACGGCGGCTGTCCGCTCTTTCCTCGGCAGCCTCGCCTTGCCCGTCTGGCTGCGCGACGCCGACGGCCGCATCACCTGGGTCAACACCGCCTATGCCGCGGCCACCGACGCCGCCGACGGCGAACAGGCGGTCTCCTCGGGCGCCGAGCTCCTCGCCGCCGCCGACCGCAACGAAGCCGCCAAGGCCCGCAGCGCCCGCACGCCCTTCGCCCGCCGCGTCGCCGCTGTGGCGGCCGGGCAGCGGCGCATCTTCGACGTGGTGGAGCGGCCGGCCGGCCTCGGCTCGGCGGGCATGGCCGTGGACGTGACCGAACTTGAGACCATCCGCTCCGAGCTCTCGGTCGAGATGGAGACGCACAAGCGCACCCTCGACCAGCTCGCCACGGCGGTGGCCATCTTCGATGCCGGCAAGCGCCTGGTCTTCAACAACGAGGCCTTCCGCCAGCTCTGGGACCTCGAACCCGCCTTCCTGCACCAGGCGCCGACCGACGGCGACATCCTCGACCGGCTGCGCGAGCGCAGGCTGTTGCCCGAGCAGTCGAATTTCCGCGAGTGGAAGCGCGCGCTGCACCAGATCTACGAGGCCGTGGACACCGAGCCGCGCATCCTCGAATGGCCGCTCCCCGATGGCCGCTTCCTGCGCGTCGTGCAGAACCCCGATCCCGCCGGCGGCGTCACCTATGTCTTCGAGGACCTCACCCAGCGCCTGCAGCTGGAGACGCAGGTCCAGGCACTCGGCCGCGTCCAGCGCGAGACCATCGACAATCTCGACGAGGCGGTCGCGGTGTTTGGTCCGGACGGCCGGCTGTCGCTGTCGAACCGCGCCTTCGCGGCGCTCTGGGAGATCAAGGACACGCTGCTCGAGGGACGGCCGACCATCGAGCATGTGGCGGCCCTCTGCCTGTCCTATGTCCGCGATGCGCGTGTGTGGACCGACATCCGCGGCGCCGTCACCGCGGTGGCCGACGAGCGCCAGCCGCGCTCGGTACGCATCGACCGCAACGACGGCTCGGTGATCGACACCCGCACGGCGCCGCTGCCCGGCGGCGCGACCCTGGTGACCTTCCGCAATGTCACCGACATGGTCATGGTCGAGCGGGCGCTGACCGAGCGCAACGAGGCGCTGGAATCGGCGGCCAAGCTGCGCAACGACTTCGTGCACCACGTCTCCTACCAGCTGCGCACGCCGCTCACGACGATCATCGGCTTCGCCCAGGTGCTGGACGACCCGTCCATCGGCCCGCTCAACGACAAGCAGCGCGAATATCTCGGCTATATCGGCGCCTCCTCGACATCGCTGCTGTCGATCATCGACGACGTGCTCGACCTCGCCACCATCGACGCTGGCGTCATGCAACTCGAACTGTCCGAGGTCGACATCCGGGCGGCGATTCA encodes:
- a CDS encoding GNAT family N-acetyltransferase; translated protein: MTSIYDVGLWWWPRPEPVVSRAERADCDDLATIHAAAFHRGWGAEDIAAMLAERNVLAHVIRRRPAAPPAGFILSRIAADEAEILTVAVAARLRGRGYGARLLKAHVPDLMRAGVRTLFLEVEVGNSPALHLYERAGFVTIGRRKGYYRTEAGTTDAITMRRDLPAL
- a CDS encoding sensor histidine kinase; protein product: MPGLSRVEDASDQPGSSARRLPKGLATLSAATATLLASTALASAEIAGPALSEVLGTIRAHEWAAFGLNVGVVVFGVVTAIGLLRSRASAAADAQSARREINELRLALDRSAELLSLDPHVIVVWGGDRDEPDIAGDVTLVTDLPSPRRVLAFGAWLPPEPAAELERAVDALRQSGTPFILDLVSQGGQPIEAEGRPIGGRAVLRLRHVAGARAELVRLRAEHDALVRETAAVRSFLGSLALPVWLRDADGRITWVNTAYAAATDAADGEQAVSSGAELLAAADRNEAAKARSARTPFARRVAAVAAGQRRIFDVVERPAGLGSAGMAVDVTELETIRSELSVEMETHKRTLDQLATAVAIFDAGKRLVFNNEAFRQLWDLEPAFLHQAPTDGDILDRLRERRLLPEQSNFREWKRALHQIYEAVDTEPRILEWPLPDGRFLRVVQNPDPAGGVTYVFEDLTQRLQLETQVQALGRVQRETIDNLDEAVAVFGPDGRLSLSNRAFAALWEIKDTLLEGRPTIEHVAALCLSYVRDARVWTDIRGAVTAVADERQPRSVRIDRNDGSVIDTRTAPLPGGATLVTFRNVTDMVMVERALTERNEALESAAKLRNDFVHHVSYQLRTPLTTIIGFAQVLDDPSIGPLNDKQREYLGYIGASSTSLLSIIDDVLDLATIDAGVMQLELSEVDIRAAIQAAVDAVRDRIAENQIRLETRIARDIGTFKADAQRIRQVLFNLLTNAIGFSDRGGLVVLDAAREGEEIIFKVRDQGRGIAPDLVGRMFERFETRTSGTRHRGAGLGLSIVQSFVHLHRGRIEVESAPGAGTQVKVSLPANLEDLSKAAE